The Triticum aestivum cultivar Chinese Spring chromosome 3A, IWGSC CS RefSeq v2.1, whole genome shotgun sequence genome includes a region encoding these proteins:
- the LOC123060168 gene encoding uncharacterized protein, translating to MTVAANAGAAPHSRPSRRSAGTAEGRPAPEQWPWRQDVLLLDAAVPNELSSPEEVEQHVQHPLGLLSCSTWTSSLTTAFCPPSVILVMGAFLTRKTCVLTTLA from the exons ATGACGGTTGCGGCGAACGCCGGTGCTGCTCCTCATTCTCGACCTTCAAGGAGGAGCGCTGGTACAGCAGAAGGACGCCCTGCCCCTGAACAATGGCCATGGCGCCAG GACGTCCTCCTCCTTGATGCGGCTGTCCCCAACGAGCTCTCTTCGCCGGAGGAGGTGGAGCAGCATGTCCAGCACCCCCTTGGCCTCCTATCATGCAGCACATGGACGAGCTCACTGACAACTGCGTTCTGCCCTCCTAGTGTG ATATTGGTTATGGGAGCATTTTTAACAAGAAAGACATGCGTTTTGACAACTTTGGCATGA